Proteins from a genomic interval of Kitasatospora herbaricolor:
- the gcl gene encoding glyoxylate carboligase, with translation MPRMTAARAAVEILKREGVEVAFGVPGAAINPFYAALKASGEIRHTLARHVEGASHMAEGYTRAKAGNIGVCIGTSGPAGTDMITGLYSAIADSIPILCITGQAPVAKLHKEDFQAVDIASIAKPVTKAATTVLEAAQVPGVFQQAFHLMRSGRPGPVLIDLPIDVQLTEIEFDPETYAPLPVYKPFATRAQIEKAVGFLLESERPLIVAGGGVINADASELLVEFAELTGTPVIPTLMGWGILADDHELNAGMVGLQTSHRYGNANLLESDFVLGIGNRWANRHTGDLAVYTKDRKFVHVDIEPTQLGKIFAPDFGIASDAKAALELFVEVAKELKAAGKLPDRSAWAASTQERKATLQRRTHFDNVPMKPQRVYEEMNKAFGPETRYVTTIGLSQIAGAQMLHVYKPRHWINCGQAGPLGWTIPAALGVATADPQTPVVALSGDYDFQFMLEELAVGAQHRIPYVHVLVNNAYLGLIRQAQRGLDINFQVNLEFENINSPELGVYGVDHVKVVEGLGCKAIRVTEPEQLLPAFEEAKKLAAEFRVPVVVEAILERVTNISMGAAGIDAINEWEELATEPGHAPTAIKALKS, from the coding sequence ATGCCTCGAATGACAGCCGCCCGCGCGGCAGTGGAGATCCTCAAGCGCGAAGGCGTCGAGGTCGCGTTCGGCGTGCCCGGCGCGGCGATCAACCCCTTCTACGCCGCGCTCAAGGCCTCCGGCGAGATCCGGCACACGCTCGCGCGCCACGTCGAGGGCGCCTCGCACATGGCCGAGGGGTACACCCGCGCCAAGGCCGGCAACATCGGTGTCTGCATCGGCACCTCGGGCCCGGCCGGCACCGACATGATCACCGGTCTCTACTCGGCGATCGCCGACTCGATCCCGATCCTCTGCATCACCGGCCAGGCCCCGGTCGCGAAGCTGCACAAGGAGGACTTCCAGGCCGTCGACATCGCCTCGATCGCCAAGCCGGTCACCAAGGCGGCGACCACCGTCCTGGAGGCCGCGCAGGTCCCCGGCGTGTTCCAGCAGGCCTTCCACCTGATGCGCTCCGGCCGTCCCGGCCCGGTCCTGATCGACCTGCCGATCGACGTCCAGCTGACCGAGATCGAGTTCGACCCCGAGACCTACGCGCCGCTGCCGGTCTACAAGCCGTTCGCGACCCGTGCGCAGATCGAGAAGGCCGTCGGGTTCCTGCTCGAATCCGAGCGCCCGCTGATCGTCGCCGGCGGCGGCGTCATCAACGCCGACGCCTCCGAGCTGCTGGTCGAGTTCGCCGAGCTCACCGGCACCCCCGTCATCCCGACCCTGATGGGCTGGGGCATCCTCGCCGACGACCACGAGCTGAACGCCGGCATGGTCGGCCTGCAGACCTCGCACCGCTACGGCAACGCCAACCTGCTGGAGTCGGACTTCGTCCTCGGCATCGGCAACCGCTGGGCCAACCGCCACACCGGCGACCTCGCCGTCTACACCAAGGACCGCAAGTTCGTCCACGTGGACATCGAGCCGACCCAGCTCGGCAAGATCTTCGCCCCGGACTTCGGCATCGCCTCCGACGCCAAGGCCGCCCTGGAGCTGTTCGTCGAGGTCGCCAAGGAGCTGAAGGCCGCCGGCAAGCTCCCCGACCGCAGCGCGTGGGCCGCCTCCACCCAGGAGCGCAAGGCCACCCTGCAGCGCCGCACGCACTTCGACAACGTGCCGATGAAGCCGCAGCGCGTCTACGAGGAGATGAACAAGGCCTTCGGCCCGGAGACCCGCTACGTCACCACCATCGGCCTGTCCCAGATCGCCGGCGCGCAGATGCTGCACGTCTACAAGCCGCGCCACTGGATCAACTGCGGCCAGGCCGGCCCGCTCGGCTGGACCATCCCGGCCGCCCTCGGTGTCGCCACCGCCGACCCGCAGACCCCGGTGGTCGCCCTCTCCGGCGACTACGACTTCCAGTTCATGCTGGAGGAGCTGGCCGTCGGCGCCCAGCACCGGATCCCCTACGTCCACGTCCTGGTCAACAACGCCTACCTGGGCCTGATCCGCCAGGCGCAGCGCGGCCTGGACATCAACTTCCAGGTCAACCTGGAGTTCGAGAACATCAACTCCCCCGAGCTGGGCGTCTACGGCGTGGACCACGTCAAGGTCGTCGAGGGCCTCGGCTGCAAGGCCATCCGGGTCACCGAGCCGGAGCAGCTGCTGCCGGCCTTCGAGGAGGCCAAGAAGCTGGCCGCCGAGTTCCGCGTGCCGGTCGTCGTCGAGGCGATCCTGGAGCGGGTCACCAACATCTCGATGGGTGCCGCCGGCATCGACGCGATCAACGAGTGGGAGGAGCTGGCCACCGAGCCCGGCCACGCCCCGACCGCGATCAAGGCCCTCAAGTCCTGA
- a CDS encoding GNAT family N-acetyltransferase, translating into MTQDGVSIDRLSPEDRADWEVLFRGYLDFYRREITPEMYERAWTAFLDDTVLHALGARLDGRLVGITHFLVHASTTAPDVCYLQDLFTAPEVRGRGVGRALIAAVTDRARERGCSRVYWSTQESNATARRLYDQVAENRGFILYQITL; encoded by the coding sequence ATGACTCAGGACGGCGTCAGCATCGACAGGCTCTCCCCGGAGGACCGCGCCGACTGGGAGGTGCTCTTCCGGGGGTACCTCGACTTCTACCGGCGCGAGATCACGCCGGAGATGTACGAGCGGGCCTGGACGGCGTTCCTCGACGACACCGTGCTGCACGCCCTCGGCGCCCGGCTCGACGGCCGGCTGGTGGGCATCACGCACTTCCTGGTGCACGCCAGCACCACCGCACCGGACGTCTGTTACCTCCAGGACCTGTTCACCGCCCCCGAGGTCCGCGGCCGCGGCGTCGGGCGGGCGCTGATCGCCGCCGTCACCGACCGGGCCCGCGAGCGCGGCTGCAGCCGGGTGTACTGGTCCACCCAGGAGAGCAACGCGACCGCCCGCCGGCTCTACGACCAGGTGGCGGAGAACCGCGGGTTCATCCTCTACCAGATCACCCTCTGA
- a CDS encoding serine/threonine-protein kinase produces the protein MDADAAGRNGEDAGQADGTGGWVLPGYTHGRELGTGASGRVVLATHDATGTPVAVKYLNRAAGGDNLRAEAEVLGGLRSPYVTRLYEYVESSQGCAIVMELVDGLALRTLLREEGATTPRAALVVLKGSLLGLAAAHAAGVVHRDYKPGNVLVAADGSSKLVDFGIAVRSGDDRDISGTPAYLAPEQWAGRPASPAADVYSATVTFFECLTGARPYDGATIAELAVQHTEAPIPDELAPAEVRPLIRAGLAKTPASRPDSAASFVTELEAVAVAGYGPDWEERGRAELAALVLALAMLLPWGGAGAGDGGTALAHTSLAQSSLPPAGAGAGASGLRTAPRLGRRAKVLAGAGVGLLVAGSFAGVAVAGAGERDARTVLAAPSPEATTVIGPGSLPSGTPTATDGPTPTGEASPSPGPTESGSPSPSASASAGPVATATATTRPTTAVPTASGKPSAPATSPAPPTPSATTPSATVAPPPVKARVTGLSLDSLTCGGRYDTVGTVTVQTDGAADVVLTLSWTHRASTTAPNVVAATQTVVIPKGSTGLKAVAYPHAFGSADTYPIWGLQISTNPTADPSRTVKYRELYAYTCNPPR, from the coding sequence ATGGACGCCGACGCTGCGGGCAGGAACGGCGAGGACGCGGGGCAGGCCGACGGCACCGGCGGCTGGGTGCTGCCCGGCTACACGCACGGCAGGGAGCTGGGCACCGGCGCCAGCGGCCGGGTGGTGCTGGCCACCCACGACGCCACCGGAACCCCCGTCGCCGTCAAGTACCTCAACCGCGCGGCCGGCGGCGACAACCTGCGGGCCGAGGCCGAGGTGCTCGGCGGGCTCCGCTCGCCGTACGTCACCCGGCTGTACGAGTACGTGGAGAGCAGCCAGGGCTGCGCCATCGTGATGGAGCTGGTCGACGGCCTCGCGCTGCGCACGCTGCTGCGCGAGGAGGGCGCCACCACCCCGCGAGCCGCGCTGGTGGTGCTCAAGGGCTCCCTGCTCGGCCTGGCCGCCGCCCACGCGGCGGGCGTGGTGCACCGCGACTACAAGCCCGGCAACGTGCTGGTCGCCGCCGACGGCAGCTCCAAGCTGGTCGACTTCGGCATCGCGGTGCGCAGCGGCGACGACCGCGACATCTCCGGCACCCCGGCCTACCTGGCGCCCGAGCAGTGGGCCGGCCGGCCCGCGTCCCCGGCGGCGGACGTCTACTCGGCGACGGTGACCTTCTTCGAGTGCCTGACCGGCGCCCGTCCGTACGACGGCGCCACCATCGCCGAACTCGCGGTGCAGCACACCGAGGCCCCGATCCCGGACGAGCTGGCGCCCGCCGAGGTCCGGCCGCTGATCAGGGCCGGGCTGGCCAAGACCCCGGCGTCCCGCCCGGACAGCGCCGCCAGCTTCGTCACCGAGCTGGAGGCGGTCGCGGTGGCCGGCTACGGGCCGGACTGGGAGGAGCGCGGCCGCGCGGAGCTCGCCGCCCTGGTGCTGGCGCTGGCGATGCTGCTGCCCTGGGGCGGCGCGGGGGCCGGCGACGGCGGTACGGCGCTGGCGCACACCTCGCTGGCGCAGAGCAGCCTGCCCCCCGCCGGCGCGGGCGCGGGCGCGAGCGGGCTGCGGACGGCGCCCAGGCTCGGCAGGCGCGCCAAGGTGCTGGCCGGGGCCGGGGTGGGCCTGCTGGTCGCCGGGTCCTTCGCCGGGGTGGCGGTGGCCGGAGCGGGCGAGCGGGACGCCCGCACCGTGCTGGCGGCCCCGTCGCCGGAGGCCACCACGGTGATCGGACCGGGGAGCCTGCCGTCCGGGACACCGACCGCCACGGACGGCCCGACCCCCACCGGCGAGGCCTCGCCCTCGCCCGGCCCGACGGAGTCCGGCTCCCCGTCGCCCTCGGCCTCGGCGTCGGCCGGCCCGGTCGCCACGGCCACGGCCACCACCCGGCCGACCACCGCCGTCCCGACCGCGAGCGGCAAGCCCTCGGCGCCCGCCACCTCGCCGGCCCCGCCGACCCCCAGCGCCACCACCCCGAGCGCGACGGTGGCGCCCCCGCCGGTGAAGGCCCGGGTCACCGGGCTCAGCCTGGACTCGCTGACCTGCGGGGGCCGCTACGACACGGTGGGCACGGTGACCGTGCAGACGGACGGCGCCGCCGACGTCGTCCTGACGCTCAGCTGGACCCACCGGGCCAGCACCACCGCGCCCAACGTGGTGGCGGCCACCCAGACGGTGGTGATCCCGAAGGGGTCGACCGGGCTGAAGGCCGTCGCCTACCCGCACGCCTTCGGCTCCGCCGACACGTACCCGATCTGGGGCCTGCAGATCTCGACCAACCCGACGGCCGACCCGAGCCGGACGGTCAAGTACCGGGAACTGTACGCCTACACCTGCAACCCGCCCCGCTGA
- a CDS encoding glutathione peroxidase, with the protein MSLYDIPLRTLSGEAASLADYKGKALLIVNVASKCGLTPQYAGLESLQEQYGARGFSVLGFPSNQFAGQEPGSSEEIQTFCSTTYGVSFPLFEKTDVNGDDRHPLYAELTKAADAAGEAGDISWNFEKFLITPDGTVAARIRPRTEPLAPEVVEAIEAILPA; encoded by the coding sequence GTGAGCCTGTACGACATCCCGCTGCGCACGCTGTCCGGCGAGGCCGCCTCGCTGGCCGACTACAAGGGCAAGGCGCTGCTGATCGTCAACGTCGCCTCCAAGTGCGGGCTGACCCCGCAGTACGCCGGCCTGGAGAGCCTGCAGGAGCAGTACGGGGCGCGGGGCTTCAGCGTCCTCGGCTTCCCCTCCAACCAGTTCGCCGGGCAGGAGCCGGGGAGCTCGGAGGAGATCCAGACCTTCTGCTCGACCACGTACGGGGTCTCCTTCCCGCTGTTCGAGAAGACCGACGTGAACGGCGACGACCGGCACCCGCTGTACGCCGAGCTGACCAAGGCCGCCGACGCCGCGGGCGAGGCCGGCGACATCAGCTGGAACTTCGAGAAGTTCCTGATCACCCCGGACGGCACGGTGGCCGCCCGGATCCGCCCGCGCACCGAGCCGCTGGCCCCGGAGGTCGTCGAGGCGATCGAGGCGATCCTCCCCGCCTGA
- a CDS encoding SRPBCC family protein has translation MVADRIEREIVIAAPPERVWAVLTDPAFLGTWFGGGAPADLDLRPGGRLVFDRLGQGTIPARIERVEPPRCLAYRWSQGLPGEEPDAGNSTLVEFTLVPDGAVTRLQMVESGFAGLDTTQDVRRARREQNNAGWHHKLAELRQHTEQLVV, from the coding sequence ATGGTCGCTGACCGAATCGAGCGTGAGATCGTCATCGCGGCGCCGCCCGAGCGGGTCTGGGCCGTGCTCACCGACCCGGCGTTCCTGGGCACCTGGTTCGGCGGCGGCGCCCCGGCCGACCTCGACCTGCGCCCCGGCGGCCGGCTGGTCTTCGACCGGCTGGGCCAGGGCACGATCCCGGCCCGGATCGAGCGGGTCGAACCCCCGCGGTGCCTCGCCTACCGCTGGTCGCAGGGGCTCCCCGGTGAAGAGCCGGACGCGGGCAACTCCACCCTCGTCGAGTTCACCCTCGTCCCGGACGGCGCGGTCACCAGGCTGCAGATGGTGGAGAGCGGCTTCGCGGGCCTGGACACCACCCAGGACGTCCGCCGGGCGCGGCGCGAGCAGAACAACGCGGGCTGGCACCACAAGCTCGCCGAGCTGCGGCAGCACACCGAGCAGCTGGTGGTATGA
- a CDS encoding LysR family transcriptional regulator, with the protein MQLQQLRYFVAVADARHFTRAAEAEHVAQPSLSQQIRSLERELGAELFHRARGNIALTDAGDALLPLARRILADTESARLAVQETVRLRRGRVRLGAPPSLCTSLVPDVLRGFRDQYPEVTLVVREGGSRDLVRSLGAGELDLALIIASPAGEALGPALAVTELLHEELVLVSAGAGPRRRPRIRVEELREQPLVMFREGYDLRETTIEACRAAGFEPVFAVEGGEMDAVLGFVRAGLGPAVLPGMVAAHSGLVVRHFSGTGLGRTIAVAHGREVPLTRAAAALRAALLEHLREAARTGGLPPGTRLLLD; encoded by the coding sequence GTGCAGCTCCAGCAACTCCGCTACTTCGTCGCCGTCGCCGACGCCCGGCACTTCACCCGGGCGGCCGAGGCCGAGCATGTCGCCCAGCCGTCGCTCTCCCAGCAGATCCGCTCGCTGGAGAGGGAGTTGGGGGCCGAGCTGTTCCACCGGGCCCGGGGGAACATCGCCCTGACCGACGCCGGCGACGCCCTGCTCCCGCTGGCCCGGCGCATCCTGGCCGACACCGAGAGCGCCCGGCTGGCCGTGCAGGAGACCGTCCGGCTGCGACGCGGCCGGGTCCGGCTCGGGGCGCCGCCGAGCCTGTGCACCAGCCTGGTGCCGGACGTCCTGCGCGGGTTCCGGGACCAGTACCCGGAGGTCACGCTGGTGGTGAGGGAGGGCGGCTCGCGGGACCTGGTGCGCAGCCTCGGCGCCGGCGAGCTGGACCTGGCGCTGATCATCGCCTCGCCGGCCGGCGAGGCGCTCGGCCCGGCCCTCGCGGTGACCGAGCTGCTGCACGAGGAACTGGTGCTGGTCTCGGCCGGCGCCGGCCCGCGCCGCCGGCCACGGATCCGGGTCGAGGAGCTGCGGGAGCAGCCGCTGGTGATGTTCCGGGAGGGCTACGACCTGCGGGAGACCACCATCGAGGCCTGCCGGGCCGCGGGTTTCGAGCCGGTCTTCGCCGTCGAGGGCGGTGAGATGGACGCCGTGCTGGGGTTCGTCCGGGCGGGCCTGGGGCCGGCCGTGCTGCCGGGGATGGTCGCCGCGCACTCGGGGCTCGTCGTCAGGCACTTCTCCGGCACCGGGCTGGGGCGGACCATCGCGGTCGCGCACGGGCGGGAGGTGCCGCTGACCAGGGCCGCCGCCGCGCTGCGGGCCGCCCTGCTGGAGCATCTGCGGGAGGCGGCCCGGACGGGTGGGCTGCCGCCCGGCACGCGGTTGCTGCTGGACTGA
- a CDS encoding succinate dehydrogenase cytochrome b subunit: MAQATRTGRKPSTLETLWRSTVGKKAVMAVSGLVMLLYLVFHMLGNLKVFFGPDDINGYAAWLRTLGQPFLGHGWFLWIARLGLLAAVGLHGVAAYQLSRRDLAARPTGYAHRRRRASYATRTMRWGGIILALFIVWHILDLTTLTVNPRAEEGHPYQNIVASFSQWYSCVIYIVAMLAVGLHIRHGFWSAAQTLGANNARRDRALKATANGLALVLTAGFLSVPVAVMTGVVS; encoded by the coding sequence ATGGCACAGGCGACTCGGACGGGCCGTAAACCGTCCACTCTGGAGACCCTCTGGCGGTCGACCGTCGGCAAGAAGGCGGTGATGGCCGTCAGCGGACTGGTCATGCTGCTCTACCTCGTCTTCCACATGCTCGGGAACCTCAAGGTCTTCTTCGGCCCCGACGACATCAACGGGTACGCGGCCTGGCTGCGCACCCTCGGGCAGCCGTTCCTCGGGCACGGCTGGTTCCTCTGGATCGCCCGCCTCGGGCTGCTGGCGGCCGTCGGCCTGCACGGCGTGGCCGCCTACCAGCTGAGCCGTCGCGACCTCGCCGCCCGGCCGACCGGGTACGCGCACCGCCGGCGGCGGGCGAGCTACGCGACCCGCACCATGCGCTGGGGCGGGATCATCCTGGCCCTGTTCATCGTCTGGCACATCCTCGACCTGACCACCCTCACCGTGAACCCGCGCGCCGAGGAGGGGCACCCGTACCAGAACATCGTGGCCTCGTTCTCGCAGTGGTACAGCTGCGTGATCTACATCGTGGCGATGCTGGCCGTCGGGCTGCACATCCGGCACGGCTTCTGGAGCGCCGCCCAGACCCTGGGCGCCAACAACGCCCGCCGGGACCGCGCGCTCAAGGCCACCGCCAACGGCCTGGCCCTGGTGCTGACCGCCGGCTTCCTGTCCGTACCCGTGGCCGTCATGACCGGAGTGGTGAGTTGA
- a CDS encoding fumarate reductase/succinate dehydrogenase flavoprotein subunit, whose amino-acid sequence MNTPDTPSNAAGPGGPAPSAESAPPTDYAAYTVGEPVVDTKAPAGPIEQRWDQRRFEAKLVNPANRRKHTVIVVGTGLAGGSAGATLAEQGYHVVQFCFQDSPRRAHSIAAQGGINAAKNYRNDGDSVRRLFYDTVKGGDFRARESNVHRLAQVSVEIIDQCVAQGVPFAREYGGLLDTRSFGGVQVSRTFYARGQTGQQLLLGAYQALSRQIAAGNVEMHPRTEMLDLVVIDGRARGIVARDLVTGEISTHLADAVVLASGGYGNVFYLSTNAKNSNATAVWRAHRRGAHFANPCFTQIHPTCIPRSGDHQSKLTLMSESLRNDGRIWVPKAKGDTRPPAEIPEQERDYYLERIYPSFGNLVPRDIASRAAKNVCDEGRGVGPGGQGVYLDFADAIARLGREQVEARYGNLFEMYERITAEDPYRVPMRIYPAIHYTMGGLWVDYDLQTSLPGLFAIGEANFSDHGANRLGASALMQGLADGYFVLPATLNDYLARHTAEPVPADHPAIEEVTAEVTDRLNLILAVDGDRTPDSFHRELGELLWEECGMAREEAGLRRALERIPQLREEFWRRIKVPGTGQELNQSLEKANRLVDYFELAELMCLDALHRTESCGGHFREESRTPEGEAARRDEEFSYAAAWEFTGTGAPPVLHREHLDFEYVHPTQRSYA is encoded by the coding sequence TTGAACACGCCCGACACCCCCAGCAACGCCGCCGGCCCCGGCGGCCCCGCCCCCTCCGCGGAGTCCGCCCCGCCCACCGACTACGCCGCCTACACCGTCGGCGAGCCGGTCGTCGACACCAAGGCCCCGGCCGGGCCGATCGAACAGCGCTGGGACCAGCGGCGGTTCGAGGCGAAGCTGGTCAACCCGGCGAACCGCCGCAAGCACACCGTGATCGTGGTCGGCACCGGCCTGGCGGGCGGCTCCGCGGGCGCCACCCTGGCCGAACAGGGCTACCACGTCGTGCAGTTCTGCTTCCAGGACTCCCCCCGCCGGGCCCACTCGATCGCCGCGCAGGGCGGCATCAACGCGGCCAAGAACTACCGCAACGACGGGGACTCCGTCCGGCGGCTGTTCTACGACACCGTCAAGGGCGGGGACTTCCGGGCCCGCGAGTCCAACGTCCACCGGCTGGCCCAGGTCTCGGTGGAGATCATCGACCAGTGCGTCGCCCAGGGCGTCCCGTTCGCCCGCGAGTACGGCGGCCTGCTGGACACCCGGTCCTTCGGCGGGGTCCAGGTCTCCCGCACCTTCTACGCCCGCGGCCAGACCGGGCAGCAGCTGCTGCTCGGCGCCTACCAGGCGCTCTCCCGCCAGATCGCGGCCGGCAACGTCGAGATGCACCCGCGCACCGAGATGCTCGACCTGGTCGTGATCGACGGCCGGGCCCGCGGCATCGTCGCCCGCGACCTGGTCACCGGCGAGATCTCCACCCACCTGGCGGACGCCGTGGTGCTCGCCAGCGGCGGCTACGGGAACGTCTTCTACCTCTCCACCAACGCCAAGAACTCCAACGCGACGGCTGTCTGGCGAGCCCACCGCCGTGGCGCGCACTTCGCCAACCCGTGCTTCACCCAGATCCACCCGACCTGCATCCCGCGCAGCGGCGACCACCAGTCGAAGCTGACCCTGATGAGCGAGTCGCTGCGCAACGACGGCCGGATCTGGGTGCCGAAGGCCAAGGGCGACACCCGCCCGCCGGCGGAGATCCCCGAGCAGGAGCGGGACTACTACCTGGAGCGGATCTACCCCTCCTTCGGCAACCTGGTACCGCGCGACATCGCCTCCCGCGCCGCCAAGAACGTCTGCGACGAGGGGCGCGGCGTCGGGCCCGGCGGCCAGGGCGTCTACCTGGACTTCGCCGACGCGATCGCCCGGCTCGGCCGCGAGCAGGTCGAGGCGCGGTACGGGAACCTGTTCGAGATGTACGAGCGGATCACCGCCGAGGACCCGTACCGGGTGCCGATGCGGATCTACCCCGCGATCCACTACACCATGGGCGGGCTCTGGGTCGACTACGACCTGCAGACCAGCCTGCCGGGCCTGTTCGCGATCGGCGAGGCCAACTTCTCCGACCACGGCGCCAACCGGCTCGGTGCCAGCGCCCTGATGCAGGGCCTGGCCGACGGCTACTTCGTCCTCCCGGCCACCCTCAACGACTACCTCGCCCGGCACACCGCCGAGCCGGTGCCGGCGGACCACCCCGCGATCGAGGAGGTCACGGCCGAGGTCACCGACCGGCTCAACCTGATCCTCGCGGTCGACGGCGACCGCACCCCCGACTCCTTCCACCGCGAACTCGGCGAACTCCTCTGGGAGGAGTGCGGGATGGCCCGCGAGGAGGCCGGGCTGCGCCGGGCGCTGGAGCGGATCCCGCAGCTGCGGGAGGAGTTCTGGCGCCGGATCAAGGTGCCGGGCACCGGCCAGGAGCTCAACCAGTCGCTGGAGAAGGCCAACCGGCTGGTCGACTACTTCGAACTCGCCGAGCTGATGTGCCTGGACGCCCTGCACCGCACCGAGTCCTGCGGCGGCCACTTCCGCGAGGAGAGCCGCACGCCGGAGGGCGAGGCGGCCCGCCGGGACGAGGAGTTCTCGTACGCCGCCGCCTGGGAGTTCACCGGCACCGGTGCCCCGCCCGTGCTCCACCGCGAGCACCTCGACTTCGAGTACGTCCACCCCACCCAGCGGAGCTACGCATGA
- a CDS encoding succinate dehydrogenase/fumarate reductase iron-sulfur subunit: MNLTLRIWRQAGPDTAGSMTTYQVGGISPDMSFLEMLDTLNEELILRGDTPVAFDHDCREGICGACGMVINGRAHGPERTTTCQLHMRHFEDGDTIDVEPWRAAAFPVVKDLVVDRSAFDRIIGSGGYITAPTGSAPEAHATPVPKEAADTAFEHAECIGCGACVAACPNGSAMLFTSAKVVHLNVLPQGAPERSSRVRSMVEAMDSEGFGGCTNTGECATACPKGIPLPSIAAMNREYLRSLR, from the coding sequence ATGAACCTCACCCTGCGGATCTGGCGCCAGGCGGGCCCCGACACCGCCGGCTCGATGACCACCTACCAGGTCGGCGGCATCAGCCCCGACATGTCCTTCCTGGAGATGCTGGACACCCTCAACGAGGAGCTGATCCTGCGCGGCGACACCCCCGTCGCCTTCGACCACGACTGCCGCGAGGGCATCTGCGGCGCCTGCGGCATGGTCATCAACGGCCGGGCGCACGGCCCGGAGCGGACCACCACCTGCCAGCTGCACATGCGGCACTTCGAGGACGGCGACACCATCGACGTGGAGCCCTGGCGGGCCGCCGCGTTCCCGGTGGTCAAGGACCTGGTGGTGGACCGCTCGGCCTTCGACCGGATCATCGGCTCAGGCGGGTACATCACCGCCCCCACCGGCAGCGCCCCCGAGGCGCACGCCACGCCCGTCCCCAAGGAGGCCGCCGACACCGCCTTCGAGCACGCCGAGTGCATCGGCTGCGGCGCCTGCGTGGCCGCCTGCCCGAACGGGTCGGCGATGCTCTTCACCTCCGCCAAAGTGGTGCACCTGAACGTGCTGCCGCAGGGCGCGCCGGAGCGGAGCAGCCGGGTGCGGTCGATGGTGGAGGCGATGGACAGCGAGGGCTTCGGTGGCTGCACCAACACCGGCGAGTGCGCCACCGCCTGCCCCAAGGGCATCCCGTTGCCGAGCATCGCGGCGATGAACCGCGAGTACCTGCGCAGCCTGCGGTAG
- a CDS encoding epimerase, whose translation MNVIIFGATGMIGRAVLRECLRDDSVESVLTIGRTPLGLAHRKLRDVLQPDPSDLGAPDLGLAGYDACFFCLGVSSVGMKEDAYRRITYDLTLKVARTLAAANPALTFVYVSGEGTDSTERGRSMWARVKGRTENELLRLPFQAYMVRPGIVAPQHGVVSKTRLYRTVYAVAGPLLLLLRKVAPNLVNTGDQLGRAMIALATPGVDPGTRILRPKDINRLAGADPAA comes from the coding sequence GTGAACGTCATCATCTTCGGTGCGACCGGCATGATCGGCCGGGCCGTCCTGCGCGAGTGCCTGCGGGACGACTCCGTCGAAAGCGTCCTGACGATCGGGCGGACGCCGCTCGGCCTGGCGCACCGCAAACTGCGGGACGTCCTCCAGCCGGACCCGTCCGACCTCGGCGCGCCGGACCTCGGCCTGGCCGGCTACGACGCGTGCTTCTTCTGCCTGGGCGTCTCCTCGGTCGGGATGAAGGAGGACGCGTACCGGCGGATCACCTACGACCTGACGCTCAAGGTGGCCCGCACGCTGGCCGCCGCCAACCCCGCGCTGACTTTCGTCTACGTCTCGGGCGAGGGCACCGACAGCACCGAGCGGGGCCGCTCGATGTGGGCCAGGGTCAAGGGCCGGACCGAGAACGAGCTGCTGCGGCTGCCGTTCCAGGCGTACATGGTCCGGCCCGGCATCGTGGCGCCGCAGCACGGGGTGGTCTCCAAGACCCGGCTCTACCGGACGGTCTACGCGGTGGCCGGGCCGCTGCTGCTCCTGCTCCGCAAGGTGGCGCCGAACCTGGTCAACACCGGCGACCAGCTCGGCCGCGCCATGATCGCCCTGGCCACGCCGGGCGTGGATCCCGGCACCCGGATCCTGCGCCCCAAGGACATCAACCGTCTCGCCGGGGCCGATCCGGCAGCCTGA